Within Citromicrobium bathyomarinum, the genomic segment CCGTCGATCAGCGCAGGGGGCAGGTCGAGAGCGGCGATCGCTTCCACCAGCGGGCCGAACTTCTCGGTCCAGTCGTTCTGGTTGCGGGTCCACACCGTGACCTTGTCGCCTGCGACCGCGATCAGCGCGCGATAGCCGTCGAACTTGATCTCGTGCATCCAGCCATTGCCCGTGGGCACTTCGTCGACCAGCGTGGCGAGCTGCGGCTTGGCGAATTTGGGCGGCTTGCCTGCCTTCTTGCCGCGACGAGCGTGCTTCATCTCGGCGAGAGGCTCGACTGCCTCGTCTTCGCCGGTTGCTTTGTCAGGCTCGCGCCCTGCGGCGATTTCCGCCATCGAGCGTCCGGTATCGACGCTGGTCAGCGCCTTTTCGACCAGCGCATCCCCTTCCTGCGCGTGCTCGTCGTCCAGCTTGCGCAGCAGCCAGTTCTCGCGCTTCTCGCCCTTTTTCGGCTTCATGCGGATCAGCAGCCATTCGCCCTTCATCCGCTCTCCGTCGAGAACGAAGTGGAGGTGGCCTTCCTCGATATCGTCGGCGCTCTTGCCCTCGATCGGGTGCCAGGTGCCGCGGTCCCAGAGCATCACCGTGCCGCCACCATATTCGTTCGCCGGGATGGTGCCCTCGAAGGTCGCGTAATCCATCGGATGATCTTCGGTCCGCACCGCGAGCCGTTTAATGTCCGGGTCGGGGGAGGGGCCCTTGGTCACCGCCCAGCTTTTAAGCACGCCGTCGGCTTCCAGCCGTAGATCCCAATGCAGGCGCGTGGCGTCGTGCTTCTGGACCATGAAGATGCGGTCCTTGCCGCTCTTGCCTGCCTTGCCCGCAGGCTCCTTGGTGCGCGAGAAATCGCGCTTCGCGTTGTATTCGGCGAGCGGGTCGTCCTTCTTCGCCATCGCCTAGGCGCTCTTTTTCTTCTTTGTGGAGGATTTGGTGGGCTTTTCACCGTCGACCGATTTCTTGAGCGCGGCCATCAGGTCGATCACGTTGCCGCCGCCATCGCCGGACGGCTTCTCGACATCCTCGATGACCTTCTTGCTGCCCTTCGCCTTGGCCTTCTTGTCGATCAGCTTGTGCAGCGCTTCGGCATAGCGATCTTCGAACTCGCTTGCGTCGAAGGGGGCGGATTTCTTCTCGATCAGCGTGCTGGCGAGGTCGAGCAATTCCTCTTCGGGCTTGTCGTCGCCGATCGAGCCGAAGAATTTCTGCCCCTCGCGAACCTCGTCGGCATAGCGCAGCGTTTCGAGTAGCATGCCCTTTCCGCAAGGCTTGATCGCGACCAGTTTCTCCTGCCCGCGCACCGACAGTTGGCCGAGCGCGGTCTTCTTCGCCTTGCGCAGCGCCTCGCGCAGCACAATGAAAGCCTCCTCCGCCAGGTCGTCCTTGGGGACGACGTAATAGGGCTTCTCGAAATAGAGCGGATCGATCTCGGTCTGGTCGACGAACTGGACCAGTTCCAGCGTCTTCTTGCTCTCGACCTTGACCGCCTCGATCTCCTCGTCCTCCAGCAGGACGTAGTTGTTCTTCGATAGCTCGTAGCCTCGGATGATGTCGTCGCGGTCGACCGGGCCGACACCCTCGACCACCTTTTCGTAGGAGATGCGCTTGCCCGAAGGCTCGTGGATCTGCCGAAAGCTGATCTTGGCTCCGCTTTGCGAGGCGGAGTAGATTTCGACCGGGATCGACACCAGCGCCAGCCTGATTTGTCCCTGCCAATATGCGCGCGCGGCCATGCAACCTCCTTGTTTGCATGCCGAACGAGCGAGAACCGCGATTGGTTGCGAGCATGCCATCCGAGTGCCGAGGCTATCCTAGGTTGATATCGGAACGGCTGGTTCTCCCACCCGTAAGACCACCGGGTGTCAGCCAGCAGGGAGTGCGTCCATGAGTTCCGAAAATACGGTAAGCATCAATGGACAGCCCCATGCGCTGCCGGACGACCCGCGGGTCAGCCTGCTCGATATGCTGCGCCATCATCTGGGCCTGACCGGCACCAAGAAAGGCTGCGATCATGGCCAGTGCGGAGCCTGCACCGTGCTGGTCAACGGCGTGCGGATCAATTCCTGCCTGACGCTGGCGGTGATGCACGATGGCGACGAGGTGACCACGATCGAAGGGTTGGGCACTGCCGAGAACCCCTCGCCATTGCAGCGCGCCTTCGTGGAGCGCGATGCCTACCAATGCGGCTATTGCACCCCCGGCCAGATCTGCTCCGCGACCGCGATGCTGGAAGAAATCGCTGTGGGTCTGCCGAGCGATGCGAGTGCTTCCTTGGAAGGCCCGATGGAGGTCTCCGCTGACGAAATTCGTGAAAGGATGAGCGGCAATATCTGTCGCTGCGGGGCCTATGCTAACATCGTCGATGCCATCCGCGATGTCGCAGCCGGAGAGGTCGCATGAGGCCGTTCGATTATCGGCGCGCCGAGGGCATGGACCATGCGGGCCAACTGGTCGCCGCAAAGAACGCGCAGCCGATCGCCGGCGGCACCAACCTGCTCGACCTGATGAAGCTGCAAGTCGAAACCCCGCAGGCGCTGGTCGATATCAACCGCGTCGGCCATGCGGAGATCGAGGATACCGACGACGGCGGGCTGTGGATCGGCACTTTGGCGACCAACACCGCCACCGCTGCGCATCCGCGCGTGCGGGCTGACTACCCGGTGCTGGCGCGCGCGATCCTTGCCGGCGCGACGCAGCAACTGCGCAACCGCGCGACCACCGGCGGCAACCTGTGCCAGCGGACCCGCTGTTATTACTTCACCAATATCGATCAGCCCTGCAACAAGCGCGAGCCGGGATCGGGCTGCGGCGCGATTGAGGGGATTTCCAAGCTGCACGCGGTGCTCGGCACCAGTGACCAGTGCATCGCGACCTATCCGGGTGATATGGCAGTGGCGCTCAGCGCGCTGGACGCAACAATCCATATCGCCACCGCCGACGGCAGTACGCGCGCCGTGCCGGTCCGCGAATTTCACCGTCTGCCGGGCGATACGCCGTGGAAAGACAACGTGCTGGAACCCGGCGAGCTGATCACCGGCGTCACCGTACCACCGCC encodes:
- a CDS encoding Ku protein, producing MAARAYWQGQIRLALVSIPVEIYSASQSGAKISFRQIHEPSGKRISYEKVVEGVGPVDRDDIIRGYELSKNNYVLLEDEEIEAVKVESKKTLELVQFVDQTEIDPLYFEKPYYVVPKDDLAEEAFIVLREALRKAKKTALGQLSVRGQEKLVAIKPCGKGMLLETLRYADEVREGQKFFGSIGDDKPEEELLDLASTLIEKKSAPFDASEFEDRYAEALHKLIDKKAKAKGSKKVIEDVEKPSGDGGGNVIDLMAALKKSVDGEKPTKSSTKKKKSA
- a CDS encoding 2Fe-2S iron-sulfur cluster-binding protein gives rise to the protein MSSENTVSINGQPHALPDDPRVSLLDMLRHHLGLTGTKKGCDHGQCGACTVLVNGVRINSCLTLAVMHDGDEVTTIEGLGTAENPSPLQRAFVERDAYQCGYCTPGQICSATAMLEEIAVGLPSDASASLEGPMEVSADEIRERMSGNICRCGAYANIVDAIRDVAAGEVA
- a CDS encoding xanthine dehydrogenase family protein subunit M translates to MRPFDYRRAEGMDHAGQLVAAKNAQPIAGGTNLLDLMKLQVETPQALVDINRVGHAEIEDTDDGGLWIGTLATNTATAAHPRVRADYPVLARAILAGATQQLRNRATTGGNLCQRTRCYYFTNIDQPCNKREPGSGCGAIEGISKLHAVLGTSDQCIATYPGDMAVALSALDATIHIATADGSTRAVPVREFHRLPGDTPWKDNVLEPGELITGVTVPPPGEGAQIYRKVRERSSYAFALCSVAAIVEMDGDQIARADLAFGGLAHKPWFDPKVGEVLVGQRPGARLFDEAADMLLRDARGYGENDFKIPLARRTLAAVLAEATGVEL